A single genomic interval of Pyrobaculum arsenaticum DSM 13514 harbors:
- a CDS encoding helix-turn-helix domain-containing protein has product MLGTSSRLYVIERLLVQGEAKAYDLAKTSPFAISTIYYTLRKLEDEGCVIVSRDVYMPTFKCVLEYYREAGCGDAVKSYFRRSLGEYADLVKENDICQLLDFLVKTGACGKSVVSAVLDAVGGRLADVKKLPEGVTRAFTAALAAGSEYIDAVHKGAVVGGVFVGYCKRCGLVVAPCPLIK; this is encoded by the coding sequence GTGCTTGGCACATCTTCAAGACTGTATGTGATAGAGAGACTTTTAGTCCAAGGAGAAGCTAAGGCCTACGACTTGGCTAAGACATCCCCATTTGCCATATCGACCATCTATTACACTTTGAGAAAACTAGAGGATGAGGGGTGTGTAATTGTTTCTAGAGATGTATATATGCCCACTTTTAAATGCGTTTTAGAATACTACCGAGAAGCCGGATGCGGAGATGCCGTAAAGTCATACTTTAGGCGATCTCTCGGCGAGTACGCCGACTTAGTGAAGGAGAACGATATATGTCAACTACTTGACTTTTTAGTAAAGACCGGCGCATGCGGAAAAAGTGTGGTATCAGCCGTTTTAGACGCTGTCGGCGGACGGTTGGCAGATGTAAAAAAATTGCCGGAGGGAGTAACTAGGGCATTTACTGCGGCGCTCGCAGCCGGCAGTGAGTATATTGATGCTGTACACAAAGGCGCCGTTGTCGGCGGCGTGTTTGTTGGCTATTGTAAAAGATGTGGTCTTGTGGTAGCCCCGTGCCCTCTTATAAAATAG
- a CDS encoding sulfurtransferase FdhD: MPSYKIVKGVKIAEDALVRIWINNKIVAELVSNPELLEELGIGYAYSEGYINTLGEIKEVATAGHDVKIKLVGDVATRAKKVEECGIGEFVKNKSPRRIYDYKQLTTLATEFAKLTIWNVDPHLAMHTSALYLDEEWAVIHDTSRHSSVIKLIGMYLKRGKEAESKIAFTTGRVSSDMVYRLATIGVGAVVSLRGPLYSGVEAACKLGIQLVTNIRNKGFTELCP; the protein is encoded by the coding sequence GTGCCCTCTTATAAAATAGTAAAGGGAGTCAAGATCGCCGAGGATGCCTTGGTTAGGATTTGGATTAATAACAAAATAGTTGCCGAGCTGGTCTCCAACCCAGAGCTACTTGAAGAGCTTGGAATCGGCTACGCATACAGCGAGGGCTATATCAACACATTAGGGGAAATAAAAGAAGTTGCTACAGCGGGCCACGATGTTAAGATTAAGCTAGTAGGTGACGTGGCTACTAGAGCTAAAAAAGTAGAGGAGTGCGGCATCGGAGAATTTGTCAAAAATAAATCACCTAGAAGAATCTACGACTACAAGCAACTAACCACCCTGGCAACAGAGTTCGCTAAATTGACCATATGGAATGTGGATCCTCACTTGGCCATGCACACCAGCGCTCTATATCTAGACGAGGAGTGGGCGGTGATACATGACACGAGTAGGCACAGCTCTGTAATAAAACTAATCGGTATGTACCTAAAACGCGGCAAGGAGGCCGAGTCTAAAATAGCTTTCACCACTGGCAGGGTCTCGTCTGACATGGTCTACAGACTTGCCACAATAGGTGTGGGGGCTGTTGTTTCTCTTAGAGGACCCCTATACAGCGGCGTAGAGGCAGCATGCAAGCTCGGAATACAGCTTGTGACAAATATCAGAAACAAGGGATTTACTGAGCTCTGTCCTTAA